From Xiphophorus hellerii strain 12219 chromosome 6, Xiphophorus_hellerii-4.1, whole genome shotgun sequence, the proteins below share one genomic window:
- the wnt9a gene encoding protein Wnt-9a isoform X1, with product MLDGHLLLGWLSFTVIVHLLSLPGPTTAYFGLTGNEPLSVLPLNSLPEESTGRAHYKLCDRLKLEKKQRRMCRRDPGVADTLREAIIMSALECQHQFRFERWNCTLEGRHRANILKRGFKETAFLYAISSAGLTHALAKACSAGRMERCTCDEAPDLENRKAWQWGGCGDNLKYANKFVKEFLGKRSNKDLRARVDTHNTNVGMKVIKAGVETTCKCHGVSGSCTVQTCWRQLLPFHEIGNRLKLRYETSVKVGSSTNEATGEGDISTGRNQQQQQHSLPGLSDQIPRTMDLLHIEDSPSFCKPSKYSAGTAARKCYKDQNCDAICCGRGHNTQSREVTGPCQCQVRWCCYVECKQCTQREEVYTCKG from the exons ATGCTGGATGGACACCTACTCCTGGGATGGTTATCGTTCACAGTTATAGTGCATCTTCTCAGCTTGCCTGGACCAACCACAGCTTACTTCGG GTTGACCGGTAATGAACCATTGTCTGTTCTGCCACTGAATTCTCTACCAGAAGAGAGTACGGGTAGGGCCCACTACAAGCTTTGTGACCGTCTCAAACTGGAAAAGAAGCAGCGCAGGATGTGCAGACGAGACCCGGGCGTGGCGGATACCTTGAGGGAGGCCATAATTATGAGTGCCTTAGAATGCCAGCATCAGTTTCGCTTTGAGAGGTGGAATTGCACATTAGAGGGGCGGCATCGCGCCAACATATTAAAAAGAG GATTCAAAGAGACAGCCTTCTTGTATGCCATCTCCTCAGCGGGCCTAACACACGCCTTAGCCAAAGCGTGCAGTGCAGGACGTATGGAGCGCTGCACGTGTGACGAAGCCCCAGACCTGGAGAACCGCAAGGCCTGGCAGTGGGGAGGCTGTGGAGACAACCTGAAATATGCCAATAAATTTGTCAAGGAATTTCTGGGCAAACGCTCCAACAAGGACCTGCGTGCACGCGTGGACACGCACAACACAAATGTGGGGATGAAG gTAATCAAGGCTGGAGTAGAGACTACTTGTAAATGCCACGGTGTCTCTGGCTCCTGCACTGTCCAGACCTGCTGGAGGCAGCTCCTGCCCTTTCATGAGATCGGCAACCGACTGAAGCTGCGCTACGAGACTTCCGTCAAGGTCGGCAGCTCTACCAATGAGGCCACTGGAGAGGGAGACATCTCGACAGGCcgaaaccagcagcagcagcagcactccCTGCCTGGTCTGAGCGATCAAATCCCTCGCACTATGGATCTGCTACACATTGAAGACTCGCCCAGCTTCTGTAAACCCAGCAAATACTCAGCAGGCACCGCAGCACGCAAGTGCTACAAAGACCAGAACTGTGATGCTATCTGTTGTGGGAGGGGCCACAATACACAAAGTAGGGAGGTGACCGGGCCCTGCCAGTGTCAGGTGCGATGGTGCTGCTACGTTGAATGCAAGCAGTGCACGCAGAGAGAAGAAGTCTACACCTGCAAGGGGTAA
- the wnt9a gene encoding protein Wnt-9a isoform X2 gives MCRRDPGVADTLREAIIMSALECQHQFRFERWNCTLEGRHRANILKRGFKETAFLYAISSAGLTHALAKACSAGRMERCTCDEAPDLENRKAWQWGGCGDNLKYANKFVKEFLGKRSNKDLRARVDTHNTNVGMKVIKAGVETTCKCHGVSGSCTVQTCWRQLLPFHEIGNRLKLRYETSVKVGSSTNEATGEGDISTGRNQQQQQHSLPGLSDQIPRTMDLLHIEDSPSFCKPSKYSAGTAARKCYKDQNCDAICCGRGHNTQSREVTGPCQCQVRWCCYVECKQCTQREEVYTCKG, from the exons ATGTGCAGACGAGACCCGGGCGTGGCGGATACCTTGAGGGAGGCCATAATTATGAGTGCCTTAGAATGCCAGCATCAGTTTCGCTTTGAGAGGTGGAATTGCACATTAGAGGGGCGGCATCGCGCCAACATATTAAAAAGAG GATTCAAAGAGACAGCCTTCTTGTATGCCATCTCCTCAGCGGGCCTAACACACGCCTTAGCCAAAGCGTGCAGTGCAGGACGTATGGAGCGCTGCACGTGTGACGAAGCCCCAGACCTGGAGAACCGCAAGGCCTGGCAGTGGGGAGGCTGTGGAGACAACCTGAAATATGCCAATAAATTTGTCAAGGAATTTCTGGGCAAACGCTCCAACAAGGACCTGCGTGCACGCGTGGACACGCACAACACAAATGTGGGGATGAAG gTAATCAAGGCTGGAGTAGAGACTACTTGTAAATGCCACGGTGTCTCTGGCTCCTGCACTGTCCAGACCTGCTGGAGGCAGCTCCTGCCCTTTCATGAGATCGGCAACCGACTGAAGCTGCGCTACGAGACTTCCGTCAAGGTCGGCAGCTCTACCAATGAGGCCACTGGAGAGGGAGACATCTCGACAGGCcgaaaccagcagcagcagcagcactccCTGCCTGGTCTGAGCGATCAAATCCCTCGCACTATGGATCTGCTACACATTGAAGACTCGCCCAGCTTCTGTAAACCCAGCAAATACTCAGCAGGCACCGCAGCACGCAAGTGCTACAAAGACCAGAACTGTGATGCTATCTGTTGTGGGAGGGGCCACAATACACAAAGTAGGGAGGTGACCGGGCCCTGCCAGTGTCAGGTGCGATGGTGCTGCTACGTTGAATGCAAGCAGTGCACGCAGAGAGAAGAAGTCTACACCTGCAAGGGGTAA